GTTCCTTCTTTGCCCATCTAAGTGCTGGTGCTAATTACATGGTGGATGACCACAAGTTCCTTCTTTGCCCATCTAACTCAGATGTGTCAAGACTACAAGCTCCTCATGGTGGATCACCACAAATAGGGATCAGGGGATAAGTTGACGAAAAGTACACTATAGAAGCGAAGATGAAAAATGATGGCATTTTAGATACATTGGGACTGTTTGGATGgttgaagacattttaacaactcaAATCTAGCAACGAATTAAAACTGTACTCTGTGACACCAAAGAAGGGTAGACATGAGAGGAAGTATAGCAGACTTTGGATACACTCCATCAAAAGCACTACAAGAGACACAAATATTAGGTAATAGGACATTGATGAATATCAATATATGGGAATAAATAATTTATCCTATGGCTCGTCAAAGTATAACTCCTGATTAATCTATGATAAAATGGTTTCAAATTAGAtccttaacttttttttttttttggaaacatAAGAAGGTCAAATTAGTTGGCTGAAAGCCATCTCCTTTAACAGCTTCTCCTTGTGATTCTGCCCACTGCTGAGGATATCTACTCAAATGTACCCATTGATTAACACTGGACTTCAACTAACTATGCGTGGAAGCTTTTGATCGTTGCATTAGTTCCCAGGGTTTTATCCACTAAAAATTTAAAACACTTGGAAGCAAATGTCATAATATTTCATGAACAACCATTGCACGAATCAAGTAGGAACAAATATAGAATGATTGTCAAGAAATGACAGAGAAAAGGAAGGGTCGCAGAATAATTACTAGGGCAGGCAATGGCGAGTATCAATCCAGGTAGACCGGCACCGGAGCCAACATCAACAACGTTGAGCCCGTCGCAGGGAGATGAACTACAGCAATGCGCCAGATAAGAACGCCGCAGCGGCGGGAGGATGGCGAGCGAGTCTTCGACGTGCCTCGACATCACCTCGCGCTCCTCGGTAACCGCCGTTAGATTCATCCTCTGCCACATAAAATTGCAATCGAGGACTAAGGAAATCGCTTCCAAGACTCGAGTTTTATTGCCTAACTTGTTCCGGACGGAGGGTAAGTGACGGGTATACCTGGTTCCATTGGAGCAGGGTGCGGACGTAGAGAGAGATTTGGTCCTTCTGGTTGGAAGAGAGTGAGTGAAGAGCAGGGAAGGAGAAGCTGGTGGACGAAGGGGATGAAATTTGGGCGCCGTCTTCGGGCGGGCATGGGGTGGCTTTTGTTGTCTGCTTGGCGACGGCGGTTAGGAAGCGGCCGTGGCGGAGGCGAAAGCGGTGGCGATGGGAGGAGGCGGAGAAGGCCGGAACAGCGAGGCGGCCGTGGGCGATGGACATCGCTTCACTCGCTGGTGGTGGCTGCCGCCTCCACCCGCCACTGGATATAAATCGCTTCGCTCGCCGACTCCTCTCCCATCACTGCGTGAAGAAAATCTTGCCGTCCATATGTGCGAGTGCTAATCTCAAAGATATCGATCATGTGCATACACGAATCTAAATGAATATAGATCACGCATTGAAATCTGTATATACTGTGGTGTGCAGCACATATATTTgagccaaaaaaataaaaatcgatCACGATCGGCTGTTTACTCGATTGATCAAAATCAAATCAAGCTGAGCTCCGGCAATAGGGatcattttaatattatatatatgttaatttatgttttaatccCTAGAAAATTCGCGAATTTCTATCTTAAGaggttaagaaaaaaatatttatttttttctctctaaATAATTATCTACATTTTCTCTATGGTTAAGgtatttttaattttcttattttaaaacAAGTATATTTGTGATGTCACACAGATGTAACGTAGTTGAACCAAATCAATCGAACCGATTGAATTGGTTTGATTaacaaactaaattaaaaattattgaaTTATCCATGGATGAGACCGAAGACATAAGAGAGACATTGTGATATAAAATGAGCATGTAAGATAGATCTCATCCGTATCGTGTTAGAATTTGTGACTTTGATTTTGAGTACCTCGACCACACCACATCAAGTcagtgcaatatatatatatatatatatatatatatatatatatatatatatatatatatatatatatatatatatatatatatatatatatatatatatatatatatatatatatatatatatatatatatatatatatatatatatatatatatatatatatatatatatatatatatatatatatatatatatatatatatatatatatatgtatatatatatatgtatatatatatatatgtatatatatatatatatatatgtatatatatatatatgtatatatatatatatgtatatatatatatatatgtatatatatatatatatgtatatatatatatatatatatgtatatatatatatatatatgtatatatatatatatatgtatatatatatatatatatgtatatatatatatatatgtatatatatatatatatatatgtatatatatatatatatatatatatatatatatgtatatatatatatatatgtatatatatatatatgtatatatatatatatatgtatatatatatatatgtatatatatatatatatatgtatatatatatatatatgtatatatatatatatatgtatatatatatatatatatatatgtatatatatatatatatatgtatatatatgtatgtatatatatatatatatatatatatatatatatatatatgtatgtatatatatatatatatatatatatgtatgtatatatatatatatatatatatgtatgtatatatatatatatatatatatatatatatatatatatatatatatatatatatacatacatatatacatacatacatatatatatatatatatatatatatatatatatatatatacatacatatatatatatatatacatacatatatatatatatatatacatatatatatatatatacatatatatgtatatatatatatatatatacatatacatatatatatgtatatatatatatatatacatatacatatatatatatatatacatatatatatatatatatatacatatatatatatacatatatatatatatatacatatatatatatacatatatatatatacatatatatatatatacatatatatatatatatacatatatatatatatatgtatatatatatatatacatgtatatatgtatatatatatatatgtatatatatatgtatatatatatatatgtatatatatatatatatgtatatatatatatatgtatatatatgtatatatatgtatatatatatatatacatatatatatatatacatatatatatgtatatatatatatatatatatatatatatgtatatatatatacatatatatatgtatatatgtatatatatatgtatatatatatatatatatgtatatatatatatatgtatatatatatatatgtatatatatgtatatatatatatgtatatatatatatatacatatatatatatatatacatatatatatatatacatatatatatatatatatgtatatatacatatatatatatatatgtatatatatatatatatatatatatgtatatatatatatatatgtatatatatatatatgtatatatatatgtatatatatatatatgtatatatatatgtatatatatatatatgtatatgtatatatatatatatatatatgtatatatacatatatatatatatacatatatatatatacatatatatatatatgtatatatatatatatatatatatatacatatatatatatatatgtatatatatatatatgtatatatatgtatacatatatatatatatgtatatatatatatatgtatatatgtatatatatgtatatatatatatacatatacatatatatatatatgtatacatatatatatatataaatatatatatatatacatatatatatatatacatatatacatatatatatatatacatatatatatatatacatatatacatatatatatatatacatatatatatatacatacatatatatatacatacatatatatatatatatacatatatatatatatatgtatatatatatatatgtatatatatatatacatatatatatatatatatgtatatatatatatgtatatatatatatgtatatatatatatacatatatatatatgtatgtatatatatatatgtatatatatatatacatatatatatatgtatgtatatatatatatgtatgtatatatatatatgtatgtatatatatatatgtatatatgtatatatgtatatatatatatatatatatatatatatatatatgtatatatgtatatatgtatatatatatatatatatatatatatatatatatatatatatatatatatatatatatatatatatatatatatatatatatatatatatatatatatatatatatatatatatatatatatatatatatatatatatatatatataagagataaCAGTGGCATGTGATAATATGACCAATATTAATAACACCACCACCGGTTCGAAAGGTAATGTCCCTTCATTCCTTCCTCATCTTCCATATGTGATACGTATATTTCTTCCGTCTCTCTCTCTAAAGATATATAACGCGAAGCCATGCACGTATCGATTTACGTGGAGAGGTTGTTGAACTCGTCGCAGCGCCGTCGGATCTCCCCCTTCCGGCCGGTCTTCACCCCGAACACGCTGAGCTTCTCCATGGCGTGGCTGAAGTCCTTGAAGAAGGCGGTCTGGTTGGCGGCGTAGAGCTCCACGATGGGCTTCGTCCGCGGGTCCGCCGCCAGCGCGGTGTCGGAGGCCAGCAGCCCCAGTCCCCTCAGCAGGTTCTGGTAGTACAAGTTGTCGAACTTGCCCGGCGTCATCACGTCGTTGAAGGCGGCGATGGTCGGGTCCTTGACGTAGTTGGCGCACGCCTTCTGCAGCGCCTGCGCGAACTGCGGGTTCAGCGACGGGTCGTAGGCATCCCGAGGGCCGCCGTTGAAGCCGTAGATCCGCGAGGCGAACTCGTTGCAGTGGGAGAAGCCGACGGTGTGGGCGCCGCTGAGGGCGACCATCTCCTGCACGGTGAACTTTCGCTTGGCGAAGATGGAGATGAGCTGGTCTATGGTCATGTTGGGGGAGGGGAGGTTGCCCACGacggaggcggcggtggaggcgAGGGCGTCCTTGCGGCCGAGGCGGACGTCGAAGAAAGGCCCTCCCAGCATGGAGACCAGGTCGCGGGTGGCGAGTGCGAGAACGTCGGCGCAGGAGACGACGCCGGGGCACTGGAGCTCGAGAGCGGTCTTGGCGCGGACGACGGCGTCAAAGGCGTCCCCGGGGAGGGAGATGTTGTCGTCCGAGTCGCGCTCAGCCCGGTTGAAGGCGTTGGTGGAGATCAGCAAGGAGGCATCACAGCCGCCGACGAAACAGTCATGGAAGAAGAGGCGGAGGGCGCCTGCGGCGGTGGTGGGGGTGGTGATCTGCTTGCTGGTCACCACGTCCGACACGATCTGCTCCGCCTTGGGGCACCTCTTCTGGTAGTACGTGGTGCTGAGCTTCCCGGCCACAGGGCTGGCAAAGCAAAGGACCGCGACCAAGACAGCGATCCAGGCTACCGGGAGACGGCTCGCCATCCTAACGAGCTTCATATCTTCCCGGAGCACTGCGAACGGGATTAGGTGATGGAAGATAGGAAGGGTTGGGGTGGCTGACAGGAAGCATAGAGAGGTAGGTTGTGGAAGAGAGAAGACAGATGATGTGGAGGGAGGAGAGGAAATGGGGGAAGAGAATGGCGGGGAGGGTTTGTAGGGAGAATGGTTTAGAACGGGAAGCATTGGATTAGTAAACCaagtatataatttatttatacataaataaatcaataatttgGCATTATTTGACGGAATTACTTTTCTATGTTAATTTATTCATTCGTGTAAATTAGTCTTAATACGAAAGTAAAGAATATTAAACTTCTGATTAAGGGGAAAAATAAAAGATGATGTGCACGACTCTTAATGTCATCCCACCACCCTCGCAAGCCAACGTAAGCTACGCAAACGCTTGTTGTGTCCGTTGATGGAGCACCGCGCTCTCGTCTGCTCCTGTTACCTGCTGCCCCTTTGCTCACTCGCCCATGTATCCTCCAATGCTTCGCACTCCTTGAACCGGCACCACTGCCAgagactcctcttcttctctcttaCCGACACGAGGCAAAGAGTTCGAGGGTTTTATTCATGACCCTCTACCCGAAGGGGGGGGAAGGGGAGGATGAGGGAGGACAGTTCTAATGCAGACTTAGGCGCAAGCGATGGCCCTGGCGTTTCGTGACCCTCGTCCCGAAGGCCGCGTCCGAGGTGCTCGACGAAAGGCCGAGCCCAAGTGGTGCAACATGAGGAGGGAGGAGAGTTTTAAGGCAGCCTCAGGCGAATACGGTGCACCCCGTCCTTTGCCGTCAATAAGGTTGCATCGTTCATGGTGCCagtctgtaacggacaaacttttaaacaagatgttggatgtaatgcttatgtctgtccgttgtcttttgacatgttcatgccttgtacagcaggtagaggggcgaccgaaggctaaatagtcccatgttagttgggttgatggcctctttaggcttgtaaataaaggtgccgcacgacttaggcaaaaccagctaagtccgtgtcatatggtatcagagcgggacaagcactcatagaaacacttgacatgcaaacgtgggggacctagcggggctgcgttgagggcagtcagcacacgcgcgaccgtttgagggaaaacgggcatggagatgtagggaaaagagtcgctcagaggagcgggcatctaagattggcattcagacgaatggccaacccttcgcgcaagaggcaccacgagaaaggcaagcttggaagaatttggagcgcacaaaggttgggatggctgagtttgagctacggctcaacgttgacaactatacttgatggtgctctaggcaagcgaggcgcttggcaagaatgagaccatgcaaggtaaaatgagttgctcaacgaccaaaagagttatgcaaagctcacagaggtgaggggaattgctaactcgaagaatttggtactcatgcatgggcttgtatgcggacgacggaatgttcgtggccatcccaaggcaaccgaaactcggcaccatggagcattgaaactttctcttcggcatatgaaggatacgtccgtcggaggctaaagtgtgcaacgagttcagcatgttgctaggccttgaggggtgcagcaggggctgtattgacatagtgtcgcaatctagcaagtgcgtttgcaggaggcagaatagtgcacagtttgttcagcagatcggagtagtccaaagggatggtggtctccgaaacgaagagagatattgctccaatgggatagttatccaggagggataagtcccggctctccagagggagaatcatgtgagacggacctcacatgttgaggaggagtacctcaacaaacaacaactccacgaagctcgatggactgagcaagcgacgaggagttgtcgcatgatctcgctcgagagaatgcattggtggatgcattgcgagatcaagtgggggagcgacctaaagcaacttaaatgaaggcacactaggagtcgatgtagagatcagactcaagggagggctgacccgtggaatggtgggcacgagggccaccatcgactcaatgcaaaaacgaggagcggagcaacttgggtgtaacttggcgaagtacccaagccgcatgaagggagccagcatagaagttggaacatggagcagaggcacagtgctttccttagacagaggtcaaggacatgaactcttgcagaggcaagagtaggatcatgttgttccatgggtccttctttctgacggagcggactcatcttgcatggggtcaaagacgaagggagcttcgcggcacatgcaccttaactcggagaagcatttgatggaggaactaaggcgactcaatttgcggaggcgaagttgggttcagaagggccttagcacggggcaagaggacgcagaggcgggtactcttgaagaatatgccacagtgttgccatttgagttgctatgaaggaagcagtgcgcagcggagattgtgctggtaggggcagaggcccaggatccagacaatggtgcacagattacagtgaagtcggtggacttcgagagctactaggcgacggactatcctagagcggtgcttcatctaggtgtgacccaggagtgggtggatgaaggtcgattgccagaggagcgaacaaaatcgaaggtggaagggaccctgcgatccattggcagaggccacacatggagggttcacaattcgaggttattccacaaggatcagaatgcaatggagatgtcaccaggaggcgacatggtccagcggatcgtggtggaacagttcgtggcaatgcgatacacacgactatgtcccgtgagggatgagatcatatggaggtatgatcgggagttactggaagctccacttcggtgaacaacacgacggcaagaaaggctatggattcaaggagtgaaggccatggtaccacagaggcgggtcttccgggcgtgcatcgaattttgcatcgaatgaaagccttggtcatcagcatatgtggggctgtgttccaccaagggaaaagttcgaatgcaaataccagtgagttccatgggagggacttgatcatacagaggtatgatcgaagcagctggagagttggactgctccagagctcatattcgcttaagggagcccgacaagtcagaggacaaggtcgagtaagcgaacgttgctaccaaggaagctaaggagaacagaatcggtgcaaactctacaacgtgatggcagaggccatgcatgggagttgcagtctgtctttccatcgaccaaacggactgcttggagaacacagtggtgttgaagcagggggtcgaaaggggcgaggaagcgacgacgagtccagagggacttagctacccaaaatcaagcatcagttagaatggaggtggactcagaggagtgccacggagacatctctactgattgtgaagaaaagggatacagaggcgaggcgacggatagtagggccatgggcatggcagcgccatggtaccgcagaggcgggacttccgtgcaagtcattgatcccttgctctcatggagggagagcgcttggtcgtgaaaggggccgaggaggtggagcatgcagaggcaatctctaagtaccgagacaaggctgaagggcagaggccaagaaacttcgtaagaccggtgtcaacaagtttctcatcaagatagccgtaagtgaaggacttcgggtcatgcaagagtgcacgaccaaggaacgaagcaggcagtacgcggtgttgtacctttgctacttagtggagtaggcggcagggttaatggagaagacggtacaatcccagaggcgacctcatctatcagagaattactccaagttggggtgaaaacttttcgcattccagaagtttgatggcattgagaaggtgaatcacagtagctaactcaatgcaaggagtgcaaacacttcaagtgcttcagaagtgtgagcaaagagcaggcgaagaccagtaaccagctcgatgcatgaagtacaacctcgaggaggcgggcgaagtcaaagtaacctttgccttctcaactcttaagagaatgggcgaaaccgagtacctcaattcttttatctatccagtagaggagctctgcacaagttcaaagacccttcgaagataatggaagacaatagttatcaaatcctcaccaacggtgatcagtgctactgagagtagattgtccgcttcatttcccaacgaaatgccaatcaaaagcggaagtgatgcgaacctacttggatgtgacaactaactgaaagaagagtcaatgagcagattttgtggaggaaggacccaaaacttcagaagtttgcgagacgatgctcgttaaagctccaacaagcatccacccagtttaagcagcatgtggaatttttaagagactggcgcaataaggatggtcttttccttcatttggcggatccgcaggaatcaacaaggatcaacacaactcagccaaccccacaccagagtcagagtcattggtgagttgaagcagcatggcggatcaaaggttcgactactcaaaaacagcagcggagagcagctgggagccaggaggcgcattgcagctggagcggaagattgaagactcagcaaaggcgaagagttgcagtgttcacaaaggcttcgacgaggatgtcgaagggataagtgggggagaatgtaacggacaaacttctaaacaagatgttggatgtaatgcttatgtctgtccgttgtcttttggcatgttcataccttgtatagcaggtagaggggcggccgaaggctaaatagtcccatgttagttgggttggtggcctctttaggcttgtaaataaaggttgtgtcatgtggacacgtgcgagagcttttcggtctgtaatggaccattttaccctttgttgtgccactgttcagagcttgtaaagtctgtttgtaatttgcattgtttatgaagtgtttttcggacatgtttgctcgcggatcccgattgaggcgttctctttaacccgttctctcttttgttggtcctaagggacaatgggaggcttcgggaaggctgacctttgcggacggacacgcaagggtgccgcacgacttaggcaaaactagctaagtccgtgtcaggtcGGGGCGTTCCTCGCTTCTACTCTTAGTATGCGGTTTGCTTCACCTCGAGGCACTCGAGTTAGCAAACGTACGTAGCTTTACCTGATTTAATCTTTCTTTCTATTTTGTTGGCCACGCTAATAACTTGTTCGAAATTAATATCTCCTATTGTGGCGGCGTTGGTCTATGAGTAACCGGGTCGAGTCATCGTAGCACAGCGTACTTGATTATCTCAACGGGAAACTAGAACATGTTAATGCATGTGAAGTGCAATCCATCGAGTTCCAAAAACCATGGTGTCTACATTTTCAAACTATATAAATATTTCTAGCTAATTTTCTACATCTTATTGACATTGTGTACCTGAACAATACCTTTAGGTAACCCACAATCATCTTGGTTACTTTTTGGTTTGAGTTTTAATTAGTCGTAAATTTGTGCATCCTACATAATGTGAAATTTCAATTTCTTGGTGCCATGTGCATAGCGTGTGCCTAATGCTACAAGAATTCAGTTCATATCTAGCAATCTGAACAGGCCTTTTCAGCCTGGTGGTTGCAAGTTTACTCATGGCATAGCTAAAGGATTCAGCTTCTGGGGCCAATAGATCTTTCCCTGGAATTGTGGTGGCCCTTCTGTCATGGTACTAATCTGCAATCAGGTGCTGCTTTGAAGATTGAATGAATGTGACATTCAGAATTGTCGACTTGTCAGTGTGATGACTTGATATGCTATATTACTTATCATGGCATTCTACAGCCCAAACAATCGCAACCAGAAGTGATTTGATTTGTACATGATTTTATTTTCATCAGTTTATTATAAATCTAATATCTGAGTGACCAACAGGCAGAATACATTGTTCAGTAGATATGGCCATGGAAGGATATGACCCTCCTATAAGAGCATTTTCCAATTATTGGAATTTGTTTTCAATAATGAAATAGACACAAGATAGAGAGAATATACCACTTTCTTGATAAATCTATTAAGTGATGGAATAACCAATACTAAGATATAGTTATGAGTTCTTTGAATGGCTCAAAAGTCCTCAAAGATGAGAGTTGCTGGTACATTCTTGAGCTTTGCCAATCTTTGGTGAATGCCTTTTGTCTCCTATGGCTAATTTGCTGGGTTTGGTCTTCAATTTAAGTCAGCTGAATTTTGAGTGTCATATAAATTAACTTGCAGTGGAGTTTACATTAACCGAGAATAATAATTGTCTTTTCTTTGCATGCTTGTGAAACATGCTACGTCACTGTTGTTGCATAGGCACTTTTGAAGTTTATCCTACAGTAGGAAACTATGAAGAATTTGTAGCAATTGAATGGTTGACAAAATAAAAAACATTTAGGTAAAGTTGCTGAAGTAACGGTGAGAGGGAAAAAGGTTAGAGAAAAAGCCTCAAGAAGAGTTATAGTTAAATTAGTTGGCAAGTGAGCTCATTCCTTTGTTAAGTGATTGGGACAAGAATACTTCCTAATTTAGTTTTTCCTGTTCTCTTATCATATTCTTGTAGCAATAT
This genomic stretch from Musa acuminata AAA Group cultivar baxijiao chromosome BXJ3-9, Cavendish_Baxijiao_AAA, whole genome shotgun sequence harbors:
- the LOC135648978 gene encoding uncharacterized protein LOC135648978 isoform X3, with the translated sequence MSIAHGRLAVPAFSASSHRHRFRLRHGRFLTAVAKQTTKATPCPPEDGAQISSPSSTSFSFPALHSLSSNQKDQISLYVRTLLQWNQRMNLTAVTEEREVMSRHVEDSLAILPPLRRSYLAHCCSSSPCDGLNVVDVGSGAGLPGLILAIACPNWKVTLLESMKKRCLFLEHIVALTGLSNVQILCERAENVGQSIDYRELFDVAVARAVAEMRTLAEYCLPLVRVGGLFIAAKGSDPQWNHIAQKDKELLLSV
- the LOC135648978 gene encoding uncharacterized protein LOC135648978 isoform X2 produces the protein MSIAHGRLAVPAFSASSHRHRFRLRHGRFLTAVAKQTTKATPCPPEDGAQISSPSSTSFSFPALHSLSSNQKDQISLYVRTLLQWNQRMNLTAVTEEREVMSRHVEDSLAILPPLRRSYLAHCCSSSPCDGLNVVDVGSGAGLPGLILAIACPRQNVGQSIDYRELFDVAVARAVAEMRTLAEYCLPLVRVGGLFIAAKGSDPQEEVKSAGKAIQLMGASIIELCTVESHSPKGQRTTVICLKDRATPKRFPRHPGIPTKSPL
- the LOC135648978 gene encoding uncharacterized protein LOC135648978 isoform X1, which produces MSIAHGRLAVPAFSASSHRHRFRLRHGRFLTAVAKQTTKATPCPPEDGAQISSPSSTSFSFPALHSLSSNQKDQISLYVRTLLQWNQRMNLTAVTEEREVMSRHVEDSLAILPPLRRSYLAHCCSSSPCDGLNVVDVGSGAGLPGLILAIACPNWKVTLLESMKKRCLFLEHIVALTGLSNVQILCERAENVGQSIDYRELFDVAVARAVAEMRTLAEYCLPLVRVGGLFIAAKGSDPQEEVKSAGKAIQLMGASIIELCTVESHSPKGQRTTVICLKDRATPKRFPRHPGIPTKSPL
- the LOC103998326 gene encoding peroxidase 65; translated protein: MASRLPVAWIAVLVAVLCFASPVAGKLSTTYYQKRCPKAEQIVSDVVTSKQITTPTTAAGALRLFFHDCFVGGCDASLLISTNAFNRAERDSDDNISLPGDAFDAVVRAKTALELQCPGVVSCADVLALATRDLVSMLGGPFFDVRLGRKDALASTAASVVGNLPSPNMTIDQLISIFAKRKFTVQEMVALSGAHTVGFSHCNEFASRIYGFNGGPRDAYDPSLNPQFAQALQKACANYVKDPTIAAFNDVMTPGKFDNLYYQNLLRGLGLLASDTALAADPRTKPIVELYAANQTAFFKDFSHAMEKLSVFGVKTGRKGEIRRRCDEFNNLST